The Ziziphus jujuba cultivar Dongzao chromosome 5, ASM3175591v1 genome segment ccTTGTATAAAATAGGGAAGTTAGTTCACCAGAACtatgttgttctttgtaatgaTAGGACAAGGAGATCATGGAAGCCAAATGTACAGGAGAAGCGGCTCTTCAGTTACATCCTAGACAGACATATTCGAGTAAAAGTCACCACCCATGCCCTCCGTTGCATAGACAAGGCTGGTGGGATTGACGAGTACCTGCTGAAGACTCCTTACAGCAAGATGGACACAGAAATGGGCCTCTTTTGGAAAGCCAAGATTGAAAAGCTGTATGAAGAGCTTGGGCAGAAAGAGGTGGTTTTCTTTTCACCTGAGGATGAAACCAAGTTCGAACAGGAATTCAAAGAACTGAGACTAAATGAGAAGGCAGCTCAAAAGGAAGCCAGGAAACAGATGTTTGGTTGGTCGGGCAAACTGAAGCAAATGGAGGAAGGAGAAGCAAAGAATGAAGAAACCAAGGAGGAAGCAACAGAATACTGCCCAGTAACATACATTCCAGCAGCCTCGCGTGTTGTTCCTGGACATAAAGTTTATAACTTCTGAGTTTAGAACTCTTCACCAGCTCAAATGTTGTTAACGATTTTGTTTTATGACTGCCACCGTTTCAGATTTTTTCTTTACTGTTAATTCATCCTGATGAGCCTGAACAGCATTCAAATTTGTTGGTTCCTTTACTATCCCCTGGTTCTAGGAGATCCAAAAATGTTGGGAATAAAATGCGGAATCAGTAAACAAAAGCGATATTGGAACGACTACATGAtgtaaaattattgttatcttttgtcaaaaatatttaaattacaaTGCTGACAAAGTTAGTTTGCGAAATTTGGTgaacaattttatcaattgcAGCTTATTCTGGCATTGAGAAAATAATGTGATGCAAGTTCAACCACGTAAGCCAGAGTAGTAATTTTTGCATTTGAATGTTACTATTACTaatgttattgttttttcaagACCTAATAAGAGAATTTTACAAATAGGGTATTTTcatgcaaacttttttttttcctttccccctAGCTGTTTTAATTTTGggatggagatttttttttagtttagacCTAATTGAACCCAAAAGAAGTGGGTTTAATATTGGTTGTACCCAGTGGGAGATGCAAACTTTTTGCTTGTAAAGTGACTAATCTACAGtcgaagtttttaatttttatttgggtCACTATAATAGGTCGAAAAGTTGCAACATTCACCAGTTAAAGTTTGTAACTTTCACcagttaaaaagtaaaatttatggTCTTTGAGAAAGGTGATCTAAGATCCCCTGTTGTTTTTGCTTAATGCCTTTTGATTTGAATACCTTTCTGCTTtcatttttgtgtttctttctgtttttgtcTCTCATCTACGTGTTTCTTCTGGCAAAAGAAACAAAGACCTTGATGTTTCATGGGTTTCGATTTCGTTACGCAATCAACAGAATAGTTAATGatttaaatatgtaattttttattaagaaaaaaaaaatattcattttaaaatcGAGAAATTTATGTAAagcgaattttttttttttttttcactgcaCAGGTAGCTTTATTGACAGTCCAAGTTATGATGGTTTCCGATCCTTTACAAAAGCAAATACGAAACATCATAATCGAATATATTCTAGATCTACAAGTCTTCTAAATAATTGCTTTTGTGATAATAATACCAATTTCTAACAAAATCACactgaaatttaaataaataaattataatgagATGTATTTTATGTCATTTCTAGAGCTAGTGAAATTCTATTGCTTCAaacatatatgaataaaatcaatttccagGTATATTACAAAAGAATTTCTTATTTAGCTTAGAAATTAGTCAACgaaaataattttcatcaaTCTTCCATTCAAAGTAAAACTTAGCAGACAAGCATTGGCCCATTAAACAAGTATAATATCGTTGTGCTGTGCCGCCCATTGACTCGCGGACATTCAacagcaaaaaaatatatatattttatatctaatcAATCATATAGTACCATATGATGATGTTCTTTCAATCAAGAAAACTAAGTTGACAGATAATTCACTTGGtccaaaagtttaaaaaaaaaaaaaaaaaaccactgttAGCATGACAGCTCTGTCAGATTAGTCAGCCTTCCTAAAGTTCCTAACCTTCTCCCTTCCATGAAACTCCAACGCGTATGGCTGTAAACTTCATTTTCAACACCCAATTATTTTCTAACACGGTATTTAGAACGTTCCTTGCTTCAGAATTTTCTCACTTCCCAAGCAGCTTCTTATAATATCACCCCTATAAAAAGCCCGTCAACTCAAACATTTTTAGTTAGCATGATCAGCATATTTGTCATTGCAaattaacaaacccaaaaaaaaaaaaaaaaaaagagagaaaaaaaatgggtaGTAGAGAGAAACTGTCACTTCTACGCCACCTCATGAAGACAGCagtgaagaaaatgaaattcattGTACTTAGCTTGAAATGGAGGCAATATTGGCGGCGATTGATTGCCAATACAAAGTCTGGTTCTGCTGGTACTAGTTATAGATTGAGAAGGTGGAGTTTCAATGATCGATTGTTGGGACTTTATGGTTCCTTAGAACATGGAAAATGTTCTGGTACTGAGAAGTTTACGGTGAAAAGTTTTCAAAGGACGACAAGTTATGGTTGCGAATATGATGTTGAAGATGTTGATCAGAGAGCTGAGATTTTTATTGCCAATTTTCGTTCTCAGCTCCGGTTAGAAAGACAAGTTTCTTTGAGGCTAAGGTACCTAGAAGAGAATAGTTCCAATATTGGAAATGAAGGGAATTCACTGTTTTCAGAACT includes the following:
- the LOC107420779 gene encoding large ribosomal subunit protein bL28m, which codes for MAFRGKEMMKNIMKKVGEKNMAPGVKESLKKCIPDSKIVMNRAKRGIFAGRHIRFGNRVSEDGGNKTRRSWKPNVQEKRLFSYILDRHIRVKVTTHALRCIDKAGGIDEYLLKTPYSKMDTEMGLFWKAKIEKLYEELGQKEVVFFSPEDETKFEQEFKELRLNEKAAQKEARKQMFGWSGKLKQMEEGEAKNEETKEEATEYCPVTYIPAASRVVPGHKVYNF
- the LOC107420788 gene encoding uncharacterized protein LOC107420788 yields the protein MGSREKLSLLRHLMKTAVKKMKFIVLSLKWRQYWRRLIANTKSGSAGTSYRLRRWSFNDRLLGLYGSLEHGKCSGTEKFTVKSFQRTTSYGCEYDVEDVDQRAEIFIANFRSQLRLERQVSLRLRYLEENSSNIGNEGNSLFSEL